The following coding sequences are from one Lolium rigidum isolate FL_2022 chromosome 6, APGP_CSIRO_Lrig_0.1, whole genome shotgun sequence window:
- the LOC124666238 gene encoding receptor protein-tyrosine kinase CEPR2-like has product MSTSQFQIYFWCFLLFANIGISTSLPLERDALLNVKSHLHDPQNYLINWDQSHSHCEFYGVTCDKISGEVTGVSLSNASLSGTISPSFSILRQLNTLDLSANSISGIIPGTLTNCTNLQVLNLSVNSLAGQLPNLSSLLKLKVLDLSTNSFSGAFPIWISKLSGLTELGLGENNFDEDYVPESIGLLKNLTWLFLGQCNLRGEIPASVFDLDSLGTLDFSRNQMTGVFPKAISNLRNLWKIELYQNNLTGEIPPELAQLTLLSEFDVSQNQLSGVLPKEIVRLKKLKVFHIYRNNFHGELPEGLGDLQFLESFSTYENQFAGKFPANLGRFSPLNAIDISENYFSGEFPKFMCQNNNLQFLLALSNNFSGEFPSSYTSCKTLERFRVSQNQFNGSIPHGMWGLPNAVIIDVADNGFVGGISSDIGISANLNQLLVQNNNLSSKLPIELGNLSQLQKLDASNNRFSGQIPAQIGNLKQLSYLNLEQNALEESIPAELGLCNSLIDLNLAENSLSGKIADTLGSLLVLNLLNLSHNMISGEIPGGLQSLKLSYVDYSHNNLSGPISPQFLMVAGDDAFSENSDLCVNDTSEGWRKSVTSLPSCQWTDNHHNFSRRRFFAVLIMVSSLAVLLSSLACLRYENNRLEVFNRKQDT; this is encoded by the coding sequence ATGTCGACCTCACAGTTTCAGATATATTTCTGGTGCTTTCTCCTATTTGCCAATATTGGTATATCCACATCCTTACCTCtggaaagagatgcactcctcaATGTCAAAAGTCATCTACATGATCCACAAAATTACCTAATCAACTGGGATCAATCTCACTCACACTGTGAATTTTACGGTGTAACGTGTGATAAAATTTCTGGTGAGGTCACTGGAGTATCACTCTCAAATGCCTCACTATCAGGCACAATATCGCCATCATTTTCTATTCTCCGCCAATTAAATACTTTGGACCTCAGTGCAAATTCCATCTCAGGCATTATTCCTGGTACACTGACTAACTGCACAAATTTGCAAGTTCTTAATTTGTCAGTGAACAGTTTGGCAGGCCAATTGCCCAATCTTTCATCATTGCTCAAACTAAAAGTTCTTGATTTATCAACAAATAGTTTTTCTGGTGCCTTCCCTATATGGATCAGCAAACTATCAGGCTTAACTGAACTAGGCCTAGGAGAGAACAATTTCGATGAAGATTATGTTCCTGAAAGCATTGGACTCCTGAAGAATCTGACATGGCTATTTTTGGGGCAATGCAACCTTAGAGGAGAGATACCAGCTTCAGTTTTTGACTTGGACTCACTTGGGACTCTGGACTTCTCACGCAATCAAATGACCGGTGTGTTCCCGAAGGCCATATCCAACTTGCGCAACCTGTGGAAGATTGAGCTCTACCAGAACAACCTGACTGGTGAAATTCCTCCTGAGCTTGCACAGCTGACGTTGTTATCTGAATTTGATGTGTCTCAGAATCAGCTTAGTGGTGTACTGCCCAAGGAAATCGTTAGACTGAAGAAGCTTAAGGTCTTCCATATATACAGGAACAACTTTCATGGTGAGCTCCCTGAAGGACTTGGGGACCTGCAGTTTCTTGAGTCATTTTCAACCTATGAAAATCAGTTCGCAGGAAAGTTCCCTGCCAACCTTGGCCGGTTCTCACCACTCAATGCAATTGACATATCAGAGAACTATTTTTCTGGTGAGTTTCCAAAGTTCATGTGCCAAAACAACAATCTGCAGTTCTTGCTGGCTTTGAGCAACAACTTCTCAGGTGAATTTCCCAGCTCTTACACTTCTTGCAAGACACTGGAGAGGTTTAGAGTAAGTCAAAATCAGTTCAATGGGAGCATTCCTCATGGTATGTGGGGATTGCCTAATGCTGTGATAATTGATGTTGCTGACAATGGATTTGTTGGAGGTATATCTTCTGATATAGGCATTTCAGCCAATCTAAATCAGTTGCTTGTTCAGAACAACAACTTATCTAGTAAACTTCCAATTGAGTTGGGAAATCTCTCTCAGCTGCAGAAGCTAGATGCTTCCAACAACAGATTCTCAGGCCAAATCCCTGCACAGATTGGTAATCTGAAGCAACTTTCATACCTGAATTTGGAGCAAAATGCACTGGAAGAGTCAATACCAGCAGAACTTGGTCTCTGCAACAGCCTAATTGACCTTAATCTTGCAGAGAATTCTTTGTCTGGCAAAATTGCAGACACACTTGGCTCCCTTTTGGTGCTGAATTTACTCAACCTATCTCATAACATGATCTCTGGTGAAATCCCTGGAGGACTGCAGTCGTTGAAGCTAAGTTATGTTGATTACTCTCACAACAATTTGTCTGGACCAATCTCTCCGCAGTTCTTGATGGTAGCTGGAGATGATGCATTTTCTGAAAATTCTGACCTTTGTGTCAACGACACTTCAGAAGGTTGGCGGAAATCTGTCACCAGTTTACCTTCTTGCCAATGGACCGACAACCATCATAACTTCTCACGGAGACGGTTTTTTGCTGTGCTGATCATGGTGTCATCTTTGGCTGTTCTCCTATCTTCATTGGCATGTCTGAGATATGAAAATAACAGGCTTGAGGTTTTCAACAGAAAGCAAGACACCTGA
- the LOC124661130 gene encoding amino acid permease 6-like has product MDKHAAAAAAEDVETCEHERTGTVWTATAHIVTAVIGSGVLALAWSVAQLGWVAGPLALAGFACVTFYTSTLLANAYRAPHPVTGTRNRTYMDAVRSYLSPREVFMCGIAQYVNLWGTMVGYTITATISMVAIRRSDCVHQNGQGARCDTPGTVLMLAFTIVQVVLSQFPGLEHITWLSVVAAVMSFAYSFIALALSVAEWVSHGGHPSGRIQGAAAASSSKKMWDVLLALGNIAFAYTFAEVLIEIQDTLKSPPSEHKTMKKAAMYGIGATTVFYISVGCAGYAAFGSDAPGNILTASGLGPFWLVDIANMCLILHLIGAYQVYAQPIFATAERWIVSRWPDTKFISSAYTVSIPLMQRGSVTVAPYKLVLRTVIVVATTVVAMMIPFFNAVLGLLGAFSFWPLTVYFPVSMHIAQGKITKGVKWYLLQGLSMTCLMISVAVGIGSVTDIVDSLKASTPFKTVS; this is encoded by the exons atggacaagcacgccgccgccgccgcagcagaagACGTCGAGACCTGCGAGCACGAGCGCACAG GTACGGTATGGACGGCGACGGCGCACATTGTGACGGCGGTGATCGGCTCCGGCGTGCTGGCGCTGGCGTGGAGCGTGGCGCAGCTGGGCTGGGTGGCGGGGCCGCTCGCCCTGGCGGGCTTCGCGTGCGTCACCTTCTACACCTCCACCCTGCTCGCCAACGCCTACCGCGCGCCCCACCCCGTCACCGGCACCAGGAACCGTACCTACATGGACGCCGTCCGATCCTACCTCA GTCCTAGAGAGGTGTTCATGTGCGGAATCGCCCAGTACGTGAACCTCTGGGGCACCATGGTCGGCTACACCATCACCGCAACCATCAGCATGGT TGCGATCAGGAGGTCGGATTGCGTCCACCAGAACGGCCAGGGCGCGCGCTGCGACACGCCGGGCACCGTGCTCATGCTGGCGTTCACCATAGTCCAGGTGGTGCTGTCCCAGTTCCCCGGCCTGGAGCACATCACGTGGCTCTCGGTTGTGGCCGCGGTCATGTCCTTCGCCTACTCCTTCATCGCGCTTGCGCTATCGGTAGCGGAGTGGGTGTCTCACGGTGGCCACCCCAGTGGCAGGATTCAGGGCGCTGCTGCGGCCTCGTCCAGCAAGAAGATGTGGGACGTGCTCCTTGCCCTGGGGAACATTGCCTTTGCCTACACGTTTGCAGAAGTGCTAATTGAGATCCAG GATACACTGAAGTCACCACCATCTGAGCACAAGACCATGAAGAAGGCAGCAATGTATGGAATTGGAGCCACCACCGTATTCTATATCTCTGTTGGCTGCGCTGGATATGCCGCATTTGGTTCAGATGCTCCCGGCAACATCCTGACGGCCTCCGGATTAGGGCCCTTCTGGCTCGTTGACATTGCCAACATGTGCCTCATCCTCCACCTCATTGGGGCATACCAG GTTTATGCACAACCCATATTTGCTACAGCGGAGAGGTGGATTGTCtccaggtggccagacaccaagtTCATCAGCAGCGCATACACCGTCAGCATCCCGCTCATGCAACGAGGCTCGGTGACAGTCGCGCCTTACAAGCTTGTATTACGGACCGTCATAGTTGTGGCAACAACTGTGGTGGCGATGATGATACCGTTCTTCAACGCAGTGCTGGGGCTCCTCGGTGCTTTCAGCTTCTGGCCGCTGACCGTGTACTTCCCCGTCAGCATGCACATTGCCCAGGGGAAGATCACCAAGGGGGTGAAGTGGTATCTCCTGCAAGGTTTGAGCATGACCTGCCTGATGATCTCAGTGGCAGTGGGTATAGGCTCTGTGACTGACATTGTGGATAGCCTGAAGGCCTCTACTCCTTTCAAGACTGTCAGCTAG